DNA sequence from the Centropristis striata isolate RG_2023a ecotype Rhode Island chromosome 17, C.striata_1.0, whole genome shotgun sequence genome:
TCACCATGTACATCATGCTGCTGACGCTCGACGACTACAAACCCACCTGGCAGGACCGCCTGGCCActccaggtacacacacacctgaacacacctgaacacacctggacacacctggacacacctggacacacctcAGCACACCTCAACacccctcaacacacacacacacacacatctcaacacacctggacacacctaaacacacctggacacacctcagcacacctggacacacctcAACACACCTCAGCACACCTCGACACACCTCAACACACCTCGACACACCTaaacacacctggacacacctggacacacctaAACACACCTAAACACACCTCAGCACACCTCAGCACACCTCAACACACCTCAACATACCTGGACacacctcaacacacacacacacacacacacacacacacctcaacacacctggacacacctcAGCACACCTcaacacacacggacacacctcaacacacctggacacacctggacacacctggacacacctgACTCCACCAAGCTCTGACACGATGGGCTGTGATTGGTTAACAAGCTGTGATTGCTTAACGAGCTGTGATTGGTTAACAAGCTGTGATTGGTTAGGGAGCTGTGATTGGTTAACAATCTGGCTGTTTCAGGGATGATGATTCGTCCGAAGGGTGATCAGCTAGAGATCAGCTTCTCGACTGCGAACACTGAAAGCTGGGACGGTTTCACCCAAACCCTCAACAACTTCCTGTCCAGTAAGAGACTTGTTAATATATTAAATCtatgataattaatttttaacaatGTAAAGTGTCCATCTATCTCACTCTCTACTTGTCTCTCTGCAGCGTACAATGACAGCTATCAGGTCCAAACCAACGACAACTGTCCCCCAGACCAGTACTTCATCCAGGAGGACAGTGGGGAggtaacctgtctgtctgtctgtctgtctgtccgtctgtctgtctctctgtctctctgtctctctgcaggtcaGGAACAATCCCAAACGTTCTTGTccgtctgcctgcctgtctcactctccctgtgtctgtctgtctgtctgtctgtctgtctgtctgtctgcctacctgtctttctgtctttctgtctcactcccccctgcctgtctgtctctctgcaggtcaGGAACAATCCCAAACGTTCCTGTCGGTCCGCTTGCCTGTCGGTCCGCTTGCCTGTCTCACTctccccctgtctgtctgtctgtctgtctgtctgtctcactctccCCCTGCCTACCTGTCTGGCTGTCTCACTCccccctgcctgtctgtctctctgcaggtcaGGAACAATCCCAAAcgttcctgtctgtctgtctgtctgtctgtctgtctgtctgtctgtctgtctgtctgtctcactctcccctgcctgtctgtctctctgcaggtcaGGAACAATCCCAAACGTTCATGTccgtctgcctgcctgtctcacTCTcccccacctgtctgtctgcctgtctcactctcccctgcctgtctgtctctctgcaggtcaGGAACAATCCCAAAcattcctgtctgtctgcctgcctgtctcacgctctccctgtctgtctgtctgcctgtctgtctgcctgcctgtctcacGCTCtccctgtttgtctgtctctctgtctgtctgcctgtctcacgCTCtccctgtttgtctgtctctctgtctgtctgcctgtctcactctcccctgcctgtctgtctctctgcaggtcaGGAACAATCCTAAACGTTCCTGTCAGTTTAATCGGACTATGTTGGAGGACTGTTCCGGGATCACGGATCGTTTTTATGGTTACGACAGAGGTCAGCCCTGCATCCTCATCAAACTGAACCGGGTACgccgacctctgacccctgacctctgacccctgacctctgacccccgaCCCCTGACCTCAGATCCCTGACCACTGACTTCTGACCTGCTGACTGTTGAAACTGTTCAATTAAATGTCAACAAATAAACATCAAATACAGATTATAATAACTGACCTCTCTCttcccctgtctgtctctctccctacctacctgtctctctctttgtctctctctttgtctctctctctgcctgtctgtctctccaggtGATTGGTATGTTACCAGGGAAGGACGGTCAGTCTCCTTTTGTCACCTGTGGAGCCAAGGTctgaacctgtctgtctgtctgcccgtCTGTCTGTATAAACCTGTCTGTCTTTCATGTGTTGTCTCCATCTCTTCGTCCCTCCATCATCAGAGGTACAGAGTGGAAAAGGATGAGTGGGTAAGAACATCGTAGAACGCAGAACCACAGAGTGAGAACCATAGAGGGAGAACCACAGGGTTAGAACCACAgagtcagagccacagagttAGAACCATAGAGTGAGAACCACAGTTAGAACTACAGAGTGATAACCTTAGAGTTAGAACAACAGTTAGAACCACAGAGTGAGAACCACAGATTGAGAACTACAGTGTGACAACCACAGAGTGAGAACCATAGAGTGAGAACCAAAGAGTGAGAACCATAGAGAGAGAACCATAGAGTGAGAACCATAGAATTAGAACCACAGAGTGAGAACCATAGAGTTAGAACCACAGAGTGAGAACCATAGAGTGAGAACCATACAGTTAGAACCACAGTTAGAACCACAGAGTGAGAATCATAGAGTTAGAACCTCAGAGTGAGAACCACAGTGAGAACCACAGTTAGAACCACAGTGAGAACCACAGAGTGAGAACCACAGTTAGAACCACAGAGCGAGAACCATAGAGTTAGAACCACAGAGTGAGAACCACAGTTAGAACCACAGTGAGAACCACAGAGTGAGAACCACAGTTAAAACCACAGTAAGAACCACAGAGTGAGAACCACAGTTAGAACCACAGAGTGAGAACCATAGAGTTAGAACCACAGAGTGAGAACCACAGAGTTAGAACCACAGTTAGAACCACAGAGTGAGAACCACAGTGAGAACCATAGAGTGAGAACCACAGTTAGAACCACAGAGTGAGAACCATAGAGTTAGAACCACAGATTAAGAACCATAGAGTTAGAACCACAGAGTGAGAACCATAGAGTTAGAACCACAGTTAGAAACACAGTTAGAACCAGGGTTTCTGTTTCACTGAGctgaaaaatgttatatttaatttattaattgagTCAAAAATGTTGTGAAGCCTTCAGAGATCCTAAGTGGAGCAACAGGAAAGATAGCTGGTCGGAGCGTAGAACCTCAGGAGAACATCAGCTGGTTAACGTTCTTCAGTGACCTGCAGGTtactgatctgtgtgtgtgtgtgtgtgtgtgtgtgtgtgtgtgtgtgtgcgcagagGGAGGACAGTGATAAGATGGGGCCTGTGGTGTATTTTCCTCCTAACGGGACCTTTAATCTCATGTACTACCCGTACTACGGAAAGAAAGCTCAGGTAACTCAATGACCCTTACGTCTCtcatatttactgtaatttacttGCTTCTCTATTTAGTTTATTTCacccatttatttttacatttcaatacttatttatttgaaaatatattttttctattgacGCGTAAATTAgctaatttatattttgacattGTTGGGTGACAAGTCTCACagaaataaaagattaaatgtataaataaatagataaatatgtcaaatatgtaaaaaagaatacaaaaaataataacatcaataaatgtaaaaatacagaatttccatgattttttttttaatttatgtatctatttttaaatttattttaagatgtatctaaataaatgtggaaactaaatacatgaaaaattagaaatgaataaatgaatgcatacagaaatagctaaataaatatttttttaaatgtcaaaatatagAAAACTTGCAACAACTTCCATTTattattttgctttaatttctttattgttctatttattttacaatttatatatttccACGTGTATTTCTTAGAAACTTTTGTTACCCAAAAATGCTCTCAAAATTctcactgaaataaataaatacatgtgaaaatgtaaaaaaaaagtgtatttagaataaatgtattgtatcgtatgtattttatacatttatttattaaacattaaaccacacaaaaatgtaaattctCAGAGAAATAAACtagtaaatgtagaaataatacatgaataaatgtgggaaaaaaaattgtaataaataatgaaatgcagaaaaaaacaaatattgaaataaatgtataaatatagatGTCCCCGTGTTTGTCTCAGtggtgtgttgttgttggtgtggTCTGTGATGTTGTTGGTGTGGTCTGTGTTGTTATGAGCATGGTCTGTGTTGTTTTGAGCGTGGTCTGTGTTGATGTGGGCATGGTCTGTGTTGTTTTGGGCGTGGCCTGTGTTGATGTGGGCATGGTCTGTGTTGTTATGAGCGTGGTCTGTGTTGATGTGGGCATGGTCTGTGTTGTTTTGGGCGTGGCCTGTGTTGATGTGGGCATGGTCTGTGTTGTTTTGGGCGTGGCCTGTGTTTTGTGGGTGTGGCCTGTGCTGTGAAGTCACTAACGTGCGCTCCGTCTCAGGTGAACTACACGCAGCCGCTTGTGGCTGTCAAGTTCCTGAACGTTACGATGAACGCCGACATCAACGTGGAATGTAAGATCACCTCCAACACGCTGGCCGACGGCAGCGACAGGGACAAGTTCGCTGGACGGGTCTCCTTCAAACTACGAGTCAACGACAAATAGACACATGTAGAGAGAgatacacactcagacacacacacacacacacatacacacatacacacacagatacacactcagagatacacacacacacagatactcactaagagatacacacacacacacacacacacatacacactaagAGATACACACTCAGAGATACGCACtaagaaatacacacacacacacacacacacacatagagataCACACATTCTCAGACGCCCCCTTGCAGcgtgtctgtatctgtgtgtgtgtgtgtgtgtgtgtgtgtgtgtgtgtgtgtgtgtgtgtggtgtgttcacTGACTCCTCCCCCTTCGTTCCTCTGTTCGTTTTGTTTCGGTGCAGCTTTAACACGTCGACCCTGAAACCGACCAATCAGCACGCACACATGTTGTAATGTCAGTGACGGATCGACGGCCTCGTCCAATTGTTCTGCACTGTGTGACCTCATCACACCACCGCCGATCAGGCCTCCgtctgatgtttgttttgtttatttatttatttattgagttattTATGATGAAGTcttgtttttacagctttaatATCACTTCAGTTCTGATCCCAAATCTGGTTCAGTCCCTTAGAATATCAACCAACGAGCACAGAAACCAGTTCAGGCTCTAGATCAGGAACTAGATCAGGAACCAGAACAGGAACCAGTTCAAAACCAAATCGGGAACAAAACTGTTAAACTATACTGGAGCATTACTCTTTATCAGGACCAGGTTCAGGACTCTATTCAGGACCAGGTTCAGGACCAGGTTTAGGACCAGGTTCAGGACTCTATTCAGGACCAGATTCAGGACTCTATTCAGGACCAGGTTCAGGACTAGGTTCAGGACCAGGTTCAGGACTTTATATAGGGCCGGGTTCAGGACTAGGTTCAGGACCAGGTTCAGGACTCTATTCAGGACCAGGTTCAGGACTCTATTCAGGACCAGGTTCAGGACAAGGTTTAGGACCAGGTTCAGGACTCTATTCAGGACGAGGTTCAGGACTTGGTTTAGGACCAGGTTCAGGACTCTTTTCAGGACCAGGTTAAGGACTCTATTCAGGACCAGGTTCAAGACTAGGTTCAGGACTCTATTCGAGACCAGGTTCAGGACCAGGTTCAGGACCTGGTCCTAAACCTGGTCCTGGTCATGACCAGGTTCATGACCAGGTCAGGCCTGGATTGAGGACCAGATTTAGGACAGGGTTCAGAACTTGGTTCAGGTCCAGGTTTGGTGTGTTGCAGCCGATGAGACGCTAGTCGTAGTAACCATGGCAACAGTGTTGTGATGTCATATCTAGATTAGTTAACGAGTCGttacgtgttttttttgttggttttggtggtttatttaatttgttaacGTGTTTGTTTACGTCACCATGATGACCAGGCCATGTGACACACTcctcacctgtcaatcactgttGTGCCACATGGACAGGCCCCGTCCCTGTACCGCTCTCCACCAATCGTCTTCCTCTATAGAGCGACCGACCAATCAGATGGTCCCGCTGTATGATGTCACATGAACCTTGTTTGTGGTTGGTTGATTTCTCCTGCCTGAAAATGTCCTGAtgttaaaaacaatgaaaataaacagaaaaaacaacaaaaaacaacctgtctgtctgtactTCTTGGTTTGAGGCATCAAATTTGGCATCAGAGCGTCCGATTGATTTTCAGAAACCAGGATCAGACCATATTTAGACTGTGGAGAAGCGAGAGGGATCTCtcacctcagaaaactgagcagtgactccttggagtgtctgttagtccaaccaaacgctgaacaagacattttaacagaacaaaacgttcaaataaactgtcattaagtgaaaatacagtgaaagggtcaaagttatgagaccaaactgctaaacgtcctttttaaatatatatatatatatataactttattgacacgttgccgtggatacgcattgctctgcttctctcctgatgacggctcaccttgatagtgacctgtcaatcaaagttagccacgccccaaatcatgcgattctttatcttctattttcttccaaATTGGGCGCTCATTAGaactattaaccctctggagtcacaaaaagctccaaatcatgccTTCTttatgacatccagactagaaaacaaagcagcgtggagccctactgtaaatttacgtctaaagttctggctgtaaactccatgaggccagtttcagtttgatgatgatataccaagtaaaactggagacaagctcaaatatatttagtatcaaatgattgaactggatgtaaccctcttatatgttgtatttgcaacctttgttcacatttgcaacatttcaaattctttattgagcatgatagtgttttgaaagtaaaaaaaggattCACAATCATATTTTaagttggactaaaggactaaaaaagacacaaaatgacaaaaaaaacaaaaacaaaatgaccaaaaaggcacaaaatgaccaaaaaagacaaaaaaattactttaaaaagacacaaaatgaccaaaattgttccgctaaacacacaagactctctttctttttggtttaaaatgtttatccagtacgtcagaataaaaaaaacaattattattagatcataaaggtgaggttgtgctgaaaaaaatataccaacatggcatttaaacatggtGAAGGGACTTGCACATGATTATAGAGGGGCAGGGGCTCAAAGTCAGAAAAGGGCAGCATGTGTGCGCACGCCCCCAAATTTTTTTCGAGTCCTTTACACAATATgcaaattaatgtaaaatttaaaaagtactgatagaaagctaactacttagctatgTACCTTGTGTAGGTGAAAGTGATATGCAATTgccatttattttgtgtcaacaaattattgtcaacatgagtTCATTCACATTATCATAGGCATGGAAGACATGCAAAGCAATAAAAcactggtttattattattttttaaacttttattttttcttcagtaCAAGCATATGAAGGTGTATTTACACATATAAAATGAGAATGAGCCATAAAGAAAATGACAGATACAGGGCATTGACCCCCTGGGGTCcagttagaaaaataaaaaacatgtatacACACGTTACTGATGTACATGGTTATAACAGTCccattttttccaatatttatCTACCCTCTCTTTTTGCAAACAAATAGTGAAATTCATGCCCTGATATAGTTGGTTGAGCCTTTATTCATTAAGGAAAACCCTCTGCATAATTTGCCCATAACACCTTTCCTGTTCTTTGAATTATAAGCATCAACAAATATCTGAATAAGTCCTGAGGGCTCTGTCAGATCAGAGGATTTTATCTGCTTTACAAAAATGTGGCATATCTGTAAGTACCGACAGAAGTCCTCTTTGCCCAAGTCCTTCGTAAGGAGTACTCCCAGATACTCAATGTGCTGCTGATGCCAGTCAAATTGACGTTCATCTGTCAGCTTTTGAGAAGgggcaaaatgaaaagacaaaaccTGAGTTTTCTGCTTATTCAGTGTGTAACCTGAATATCTCCCATTTTCCCCAAGGATTTGCATTAGCCATGAAATTACGCATTCAGGGTTCTTAAGTGTTATAAGCACGTCGTCTGCGTATGAGCAAATTTTGTTCTCCACTCCCTCTATGGTAATACCCTCCAAAGTAGACTCCTCCCTGATAGCCTGGGCCAAAGGTtcaataaaaaggttaaaaagtgaCGGGCTGAGCGGGCAGCCCTGTCTGCATCGTCGTTGTAACATTATTGAATTTGAGAGACTCCCATTAACTTTTATCCTTGCTGATGGGGAAGAATAACGTGTTCTTATACTTTGtataaaaaattcacaaaagcCTAATCGTTTCATGACTTGAAATAAGAATTCCCTTATTTTCCCCTCCGCTATAGTTATCTTCCGCCATGATGTCAAAGTTCAAGGTTCAAGTTGCTCCACTGTCACGTCTCCCTCTCGCCcactctcactctgtctctctctctgtgtgtgtgtctctctctctggcggCGAGTGCGTAATGCAACAGACAGAAGCGGCAGgctcaacacacacaacaaccctGTATTACAAGAAAATGGGTACGGTAAAATACTGTGGAGTTTTTGTTGCGCGGTTTTTTTACATCcctatttattcatgttatttgaaaaaagaaaaaaaacactcagagGGCACTTTTTAATACGAGGCAAAAAGGGCATGGGCTCAAGCACCCCTAGGGCCCTATGTGTGCATTTGCCTAAAgaggtgtatacaggcaggatgaaaaggattcaaaaatggactaaatagccccGGACTACATTGAGTTAATATCAGACTGTCTTGAAGAAGCTTTTTTACTCGTgattgtattgaaatgaatggagtcAAATGCTTGTGCAGCCggcagcaccccctgctggagtgtctggtagaatgcagctgaaggtCTGACTATCCGGAGGTTAGTGCCTGGATGGAACGTGACCGTGGGACACAGAAGAGTTGTGGTGTTACATAAGTCAGAGGAGGAGCATTAGTATCTATAACAGCAGgagtcagcagcagcaacagcagcagggaGCCCTCCAGTGGTCACCACCTGCTACTACAGTCATTGAACCAGCTGGACAGAATGtggaaaaatattattattttcttgatattttaaagcattaaacatttacagtagTGTAATTAAATCCTGTCTCAGAGACACATGAGCAgacaaccaaggttataatagttttggatttttcattagttttagttttaatttcgttgttaatttttgttttcaaattcagttagttttaattcatttttgggtgagtttgctagtttaaattagtttttattttttggaaaatgcttagttttagtttagtttttattagttttagtgttagttgtttttttttttttaaacaatatgtttattgattttcacagcacacagtgaaaaacatttagtgttagtgttaaaAGACATTCTTTAATTGAGTGTAATGTGTTTTAAGTGGTGCTGGTTTGTTGAGGTGCCACAAGGGGGCGCAGGTCTGTGGGCTATGCCCGGAGGGGGTTCAGAGTTCACTGTATAGTTTTCCCTTCACGACTGAAGAAGGGTAGCCTGgctatacccagactgccttgcacgctcgaatttaatttcaaacctccaggcggtctggaaaccaagccagtttcttagccctgttttagggatccaatcacagagcggggagggacggtgagacgatgacgcgtactactcggcacttggaagctttccggatccaacatggctgctgcagacgcgaaactctctttagctgtagatggtgttttaaatagtttagagcgaaagttgaaaggcgaaaggtctctcggcagctccgctgtcccccggctggtagcgagatcaccggtagcggggctattagcgccgcaccggcGGTCTCGGcagctcgttgcgccgagccggcgaGACCATCGGTCActgccggtgatctcgctccgggccgggggacagcggagtcgccgagagacccgcagcagcttgtttgttgcccataaaatcagtggatgtgtgtggctgaatgacatgagggggaataaagcgtgaaaataaataatcttgcagaaagcgagaactggagaagcaaagcagcaagcaacactctctcacagacacacacacaacaaacatccatttctgttgctctactacgtcatctggtataactgatctgattggctaagagctacctacagacgatttgatagacattctaagcgcccaataaacggctctggaggatcgtaaaccacacctcctctacagaaaaatgaacggcaggtgtccagacctaatctccaatgagatttggtctggtgttagccaggctagaagAAGGGTGCTCTCAATAAATATGCCAAAAGGGGCTAAAGAGCATTATTGCCTCCGTTAATTAATTCCTGAGTTCAACGCAGATGAAGCTGCAACGCTCaacagttagttttagtttttttctaatggggtatttgttgggtgccagatccaaaaaagtcacaataaatgtttcctttatttcctttgtctgatccatctcagccccaagaAGTTTATTGATTCATAAAACcacatatataaaatagatttcagatcaaccaaaaaggttgacgtatgaaaaaagttgacaaagacgaaaacgaaggcgtttactgtaatttcagttaattttgtaaccacaaaatacagtttcagttagttatcgttttttttaaaaactcttgttttcatttttatttcagttaatgaaaatgttttttcaatactagttttcgttaactataataaccctgCAGACAACTTCTCTACAGGGGGTTATAATGTGTATTTGCAGATACTAATCTGACTGTTTGGCTCTGTTTCAAATCcactttcttttgtttctttgaagtttctGTCACTGTCCTGTAATATCTGGTTCCTGTATGTTAATAACATTAAGTAAACTTCATCTGTAACCACCTCATGTCtgactgaggccccgtttacacaacgacacttgcaggtaaaaacgaccaaaaatgTTTGTGGGAAGTGGCTTTCGTTTAGATGGTGACTGCACTTTGGGTGCTTAAAAAcgggggcggctgtggctcagttggtagagctggTCGTCCTCGGTCGGAAGGTTgttggttcgatccccgaccatggcaacttacatgtcgaagtatccttgagcaagatactgaaccccaaattgctcccgatgctccgttcaatggtggcaggtggcaccagtgtgccctggtagcccctaacaccagtatgaatgggtgaatgagcgtagtctgtagtgtaaagcgctttggataaaagcgctatataagtgcaccccattaaaaacgcaaaaatctgaaaccaccctccagagtggaaaacttGAATACTTTCGCTCGTCTAAACACGGAATCTACCTACAACAGAAACACTGAGGATGAGGAGTTAGTtagtaaatcaaatcaaatcaattcaaatcaatcaaatcaaaagggctttacagactgtacatggtacgacaccctctgtccttagaccctcacagtggccagggaaaaaagaagaagaaacctcagggagagacagtggagggatccatctcctaggacggacagacgtcaatagatgttgttgtacagggcagatcaacagagtagaatagagtagatagaggttgaagggggagagggagggaggattggccttatcactgtccagtagaggtgcagaacatctcagacgcaccaggggagaaacctggcggatggacgcccccgtcgggcccgtaTGAGTTGGCCgtggctgccggtggacacctcggacaccagtcaaaaccgatctaaGTGTTTGGAGTGGTTCAgactgtccaaatgcgatctgaaactacctcccgaaggtgtttttgatccggtttgcaaaaaaaaaacaaaaaaaaaaaaactgttcagacttcaaaagagccacccagttccaatctggatgggctaaaaatcggattttggctggcagtctgaactcCTACCTGTGGGACACGCCCCTCTATTCAGACTCAAAACTAGGTTAATTGGCAACCAAACACACCTGGTGTGCATTTCCTCCCAGCATATAGGGAAGATCTCAGTTGAGAGCTCCCTCCTGTCCTGATTGTGCTGCAGCTCACTGTTTCTGCTGAGGTGTTGTCAATTTATCCATCCTCAAGGTaacttttgttaattttacttAGTTTCTACTTACCTTGTTTCTTGTTCAGTTTTCTTTGAGCATTACTAATGGCTGTTCTCACACTCAAGCCTTGAGAGAAGCCCCAGATCACCTCCAGTGCTTGTCTGGCAGTTACCAGGTGGTTTTATGATGCCCAAAGGTATTTCTTTTGACTTCTCTACTttagttatcattattttgattttgttgaCTCATTTTGTTAATTGGTCTCATTGTAGGGCTGGCCCCTGCTGTTTTGCCTTACTAGTTTTGCCTTActtgtttacttgttttgttttgccttGGTAATTGGCCTATTTTGCTTAGTTATTCTGCTTTTTGTAGGATTTTGTCTTgagttgttttcttgtttgaCAGATCTACTTGACTTATTGttgaaatttgaattattttctatttgcttAGGACAAACCAACTGTGGCCAGCCTCCTAATTTTGAGGAGTGTGGTTTTGACTGGGTTTAGTAACTTGGGTGGGCCCTTTTCTGATATCACTTGCATGCTTAGGAGTTAAGAGTTAATGTGCACTAATACTCTCTGATCACtctttgcagtgtgtttgtggtgtAACCATCGTATGCAGTGTGGATAGATAAACGTCTCCTCATATTTACTACTTACCTGTGTGCTGTTTGTTAACTCAAGGGTATttctaaaacattattttcctaGGGTATCATGCCCTAGGTGCCGTTGTTGGTTCTATGTATTGTGGCCCGGTCACATAATGATGGATGGTTGCCACATGCTCAAGTTGGCACGTAATATGTTGCAGGTAAATGAAGATCGTTTGTAGAGCTATTTCTACAACTTATGCCTCTGCTGCTAAAAGTTATTGAAATGTTGTGGTCTGTCCATTTGCACAGTTATGGCTGGACGTGATGATCATCATTTTGCTGTTTGTACTTGTTTAAGCAGTGGCTGATTCTTACTCTGCAGCCATACAGTCCAATTGCGACGACCACCGGACAGATGCATTGGAGGTTCATCAATCATCTCCATGATCTGCAAAAAGAGGAAGGACTGCATGCTGCCAATAAAATTACAGACAGGCATGTCTACTTTGAGAACCACAAGATGAGGGTGGTTTACAAACTTTCAGCCCCACCTAAAACGGCCACTGATTATGATGCATTCGCATTTTAGGCAAAGTATAA
Encoded proteins:
- the atp1b2a gene encoding sodium/potassium-transporting ATPase subunit beta-2a; translated protein: MSGTKQEDRKGSGEWREFFWNPRTHELMGRTATSWGLILLFYLVFYLFLAGMFVLTMYIMLLTLDDYKPTWQDRLATPGMMIRPKGDQLEISFSTANTESWDGFTQTLNNFLSTYNDSYQVQTNDNCPPDQYFIQEDSGEVRNNPKRSCQFNRTMLEDCSGITDRFYGYDRGQPCILIKLNRVIGMLPGKDGQSPFVTCGAKREDSDKMGPVVYFPPNGTFNLMYYPYYGKKAQVNYTQPLVAVKFLNVTMNADINVECKITSNTLADGSDRDKFAGRVSFKLRVNDK